In Labeo rohita strain BAU-BD-2019 chromosome 16, IGBB_LRoh.1.0, whole genome shotgun sequence, one DNA window encodes the following:
- the LOC127178808 gene encoding uncharacterized protein C1orf232, with protein MNPLWKVYKSKVMKTLNPEMEEETVEEVTDAAEDMTPIQSDEGPSAVTQLAKRMQGAGAKGWKSVSSLFTKDDEHQLLEADNQPAADHPLAVKPEEPPRSNKRSTGFWDNFATKWHQAAAMRQAEATEAGGDGSQEVGNESGARAEDGDNQVGQEGEAGNSSGGNSFSKYATLGEGNEDTPAFKWNFVTSKLAELKTKSMAKSN; from the exons ATGAATCCCCTGTGGAAAGTCTATAAGAGTAAGGTCATGAAGACCCTCAACCCGGAGATGGAGGAAGAAACGGTGGAAGAG GTCACTGATGCTGCTGAAGATATGACACCTATCCAGTCTGATGAAGGACCCAGTGCAGTGACACAGCTGGCCAAGAGA ATGCAGGGAGCCGGAGCGAAAGGATGGAAAAGTGTTTCATCTCTATTCACCAAGGATGATGAACACCAGCTTCTGGAGGCAGACAATCAGCCGGCAGCAGATCA TCCACTGGCAGTGAAGCCCGAAGAGCCTCCACGATCCAACAAGCGCAGCACTGGATTCTGGGATAACTTTGCGACTAAATGGCACCAAGCAGCTGCGATGAGGCAAGCGGAGGCCACGGAGGCAGGAGGCGACGGCAGTCAGGAGGTGGGCAATGAGAGCGGGGCAAGAGCTGAAGACGGCGACAACCAAGTTGGCCAGGAGGGCGAGGCGGGCAACAGCAGCGGAGGAAACAGCTTCTCCAAGTATGCCACGCTCGGAGAAGGAAATGAAGACACACCGGCCTTCAAGTGGAACTTTGTCACCAGCAAACTGGCTGAGCTGAAGACCAAAAGCATGGCCAAGAGTAACTAG
- the LOC127178052 gene encoding leukocyte elastase inhibitor-like has translation METLSAANTQFSLSLFKKISGGNASGNVFYSPVSISSALAMVSLGAKGNTATQMFKVLGFTNLPKPADAATSGSQQQAPKPQKPQVPSGQGQQESQMTQQTPKPADAATSGSQQQAPKPQKPQVPSGQGQQEPQMTQQTQNFEIPAQLKKGPAQPVSGQKTEDQIHSSFNKFMSELKKPGAPYVLTLANRLYGEQSYQFVEKFLTDAKKYYEAGLEEVDFKTKSEAARVNINKWVEKNTQEKIKDLLPKGSIDALTRLVLVNAIYFKGNWEKKFPKDATKDGQFRLNQNQTKPVKMMNQKAQFPIALIPEMNSQVLELPYVGKNLSMLIILPEQIEDGTTGLQKLEKALTFEKLKEWTKPSIMRQQEVQVSLPKFKMEQTYDMKSLLISMGMEDVFDGQKVNLSGMSPNNDLLLSKVIHKAFIEVNEEGTEAAAATGAVVAVRSFPQMFIADHPFLFFIRHNPSNSILFYGRFCSP, from the exons ATGGAGACTTTGTCTGCAGCAAACACGCAGTTCTCTCTCAGCCTCTTTAAGAAGATCAGCGGAGGAAATGCATCAGGAAATGTGTTCTACTCTCCGGTCAGCATCTCCTCGGCTCTGGCCATGGTGTCGCTCGGAGCAAAAGGAAACACAGCGACACAGATGTTTAAG GTCCTGGGTTTTACCAACCTTCCCAAACCTGCTGATGCCGCCACTTCAGGATCTCAGCAACAAGCCCCAAAACCCCAGAAGCCCCAGGTGCCCTCTGGCCAGGGTCAACAAGAATCACAGATGACGCAACAAACTCCCAAACCTGCTGATGCCGCCACTTCAGGATCTCAGCAACAAGCCCCAAAACCCCAGAAGCCCCAGGTGCCCTCTGGCCAGGGTCAACAAGAACCACAGATGACGcaacaaactcagaattttgagataccTGCCCAACTCAAG AAAGGTCCTGCCCAGCCAGTCTCTGGACAAAAAACTGAGGACCAAATTCATTCCAGCTTCAACAAGTTTATGAGTGAGCTGAAGAAACCAGGAGCCCCGTATGTGTTGACTCTTGCCAACCGCCTCTATGGAGAGCAATCCTACCAGTTTGTTGAG AAATTCCTCACTGACgcaaaaaaatactatgaaGCTGGACTGGAGGAGGTGGATTTCAAGACGAAATCAGAGGCTGCACGTGTCAACATCAACAAATGGGTGGAGAAAAACACACAAG AGAAGATCAAGGACTTGCTTCCAAAAGGATCCATTGATGCGTTGACGAGACTGGTCTTGGTGAACGCCATCTACTTCAAGGGGAACTGGGAGAAGAAGTTCCCAAAAGACGCCACTAAAGATGGGCAGTTCAGACTAAACCAG AATCAAACCAAACCAGTGAAGATGATGAATCAGAAGGCGCAGTTTCCTATTGCCTTAATCCCAGAGATGAACAGTCAGGTTCTGGAGCTGCCGTATGTCGGGAAGAATCTCAGTATGTTGATCATCCTTCCTGAACAGATTGAAGATGGAACCACTGGCCTTCAGAAG CTTGAAAAGGCACTGACCTTCGAGAAGCTCAAAGAGTGGACCAAACCCAGCATCATGCGTCAACAAGAAGTTCAAGTATCTCTGCCGAAATTCAAGATGGAGCAAACTTATGACATGAAGAGTCTTCTGATTAGCATGGGAATGGAGGATGTTTTCGATGGGCAGAAGGTGAATCTTTCAGGCATGTCGCCCAACAATGACCTGTTGCTGTCAAAGGTGATTCATAAAGCCTTTATTGAAGTAAACGAGGAAGGAACCGAAGCGGCTGCGGCCACTGGCGCCGTCGTCGCCGTACGCTCATTCCCACAGATGTTTATTGCAGACCATCCGTTCCTTTTCTTCATCCGTCATAATCCCTCCAACAGCATTCTGTTTTATGGACGCTTCTGTTCTCCTTGA
- the LOC127178061 gene encoding leukocyte elastase inhibitor-like, whose protein sequence is MKTILLFKLLLLLAQLVKMDRLAAANTQFSLNLFKKISEGNTSKNVFYSPISISSALAMVSLGAKGNTATQMFKVLGFTSPSKPYAEIPAPHYSVDQIHSSFNKLMSELNKPGVPYLLSLANRLYGDQSYQFVEKFLSDAKRYYEAKLQKVDFKTKTEAARVDINKWVEEKTQGKIKDLLSQGSLDGMTRLVLVNAIYFKANWEKKFPKEATTDGQFKISKTQTKPVKMMNQKAQFPLALIPEMNSQVLELPYVGKNLSMLIILPNEIQDETTGLQNLEKALTYGKLMEWTKPSKMRKQEVQVSLPRFKMEQTYDMKNLLISMGMEDVFDGRKVNLSGMSPNNDLVLSKVIHKAFVEVNEEGTEAAAATGAIVATRSFAPVFIADHPFLFFIRHNPSNSILFYGRFCSP, encoded by the exons ATGAAGACAATACTGTTATTTAAACTACTGCTATTACTTGCTCAGCTTGTTAAAATGGACCGTTTGGCTGCTGCAAACACACAGTTCTCTCTTAACCTGTTCAAGAAGATCAGTGAAGGAAATACATCAAAAAATGTGTTCTACTCTCCGATCAGCATCTCCTCGGCTCTGGCCATGGTGTCGCTTGGAGCAAAAGGAAACACAGCAACGCAGATGTTTAAG GTTTTGGGCTTTACCAGTCCTTCCAAACCCTATGCCGAGATTCCAGCTCCTCATTATTCAGTGGACCAAATTCATTCCAGCTTTAACAAGCTCATGAGTGAACTCAACAAACCTGGAGTCCCGTATCTGTTGAGTCTTGCCAACCGCCTCTACGGAGACCAATCCTACCAGTTTGTTGAG AAATTCCTTAGTGATGCAAAAAGATACTATGAAGCCAAACTGCAAAAGGTGGActtcaaaacgaaaacagagGCTGCACGTGTTGACATCAACAAATGGGTGGAAGAAAAAACACAAG GAAAGATCAAGGACTTGCTCTCACAGGGATCCCTCGACGGGATGACGAGACTGGTCTTGGTGAACGCCATATACTTCAAGGCGAATTGGGAGAAGAAATTCCCAAAAGAAGCCACCACAGATGGACAGTTTAAGATAAGCAAA ACTCAAACTAAACCAGTGAAGATGATGAATCAGAAGGCGCAGTTTCCTCTGGCCTTAATCCCAGAGATGAACAGTCAGGTTCTGGAGCTGCCGTATGTCGGGAAGAATCTCAGTATGTTGATCATCCTTCCTAATGAGATTCAAGATGAAACCACTGGCCTTCAGAAT CTTGAAAAGGCACTGACCTACGGGAAGCTCATGGAGTGGACCAAACCCAGTAAGATGCGTAAACAAGAAGTTCAAGTGTCTCTGCCCAGGTTCAAGATGGAGCAAACCTATGACATGAAGAATCTTCTGATCAGCATGGGAATGGAGGATGTTTTCGATGGGCGGAAGGTGAATCTTTCAGGCATGTCACCCAACAATGACCTGGTGCTGTCGAAGGTGATTCATAAAGCCTTTGTTGAAGTAAATGAGGAAGGAACCGAAGCAGCTGCAGCCACCGGCGCCATCGTCGCCACACGTTCATTTGCACCAGTGTTTATTGCAGACCATCCGTTCCTTTTCTTCATCCGTCATAATCCCTCCAACAGCATTCTGTTTTATGGACGCTTCTGTTCTCCTTGA